The region TCCGGTCGCCGGGGTTTTCTATACTTTCCCCGGCATCGTGCAGTAGCAGGCAGGCCTCCTGGTAGAGCACCGGAAGCAGGTGCGGGTAAGGCCTCGCCTTGTGCAGCAGGCTCTGCAGCATCAACAGCAACTTAAGTATGACCACACTGTCCTGCTTGCCGTACAGGCGCAGCGGGGCCAGGGTTAAACTGTAAATGTCCCGGAACGTCTGGTGCTCAAACCTGATGCGGCCGGCACCTTTCTTATCGTAAATTACCTTTTCGTCCGTCAGCTGCATCCGCTGGGCGAACAGGGCCGTGAGGTAATCAATGGCTTTCAGGGCAGTGCCGGGATCGTTGATGCCGGGGCTCAGTGCCTTCACCGCGCTTTCCGTGATGTGCTTTATCCCGAAGATGTAGTTTATGCCTGCCCGCTCTTCCCTGAAGAAGTTTACATGGTCGAAAAGGCGGCTGGCAAACTCATCCATGTCGGGAAGGGTTTTGTTAATGCGGGCAAACGGCACCCCCTCCACCAGGAAGCTACCGAGCGGCTGCTCAAAATCAAGGACCACATCAAACTCCCTCAGGATATGGAGCACGGCCTTCTCATCAAGGCTCTGCAGGTATCCGGTGACAGGGCTTTTGAGCTGTTGCCACTCCTTCTGCTCAAACACGTTGGGGACCTGCGCCCCCTTGTCGCGGCTGATCTCCTCTTCCAGCTGCCGGCTTGTTATATTATAAATGCTTTCCAGTATGCTGTCTATCTGTACCGACTCTGAGATGGAGTGGATGAAATAGACGAAGAAGCCAAGGCAGATGATGGCAAATCCCATGGCCAGGAAAATAGCAAACCCAGGCAGATCTGTACTGTAGGAGTCGGAGCGTATGTTTACCATCACCACCAAGGTATAAATCAAGGTGCCCAGGTAAAGCCCAGTAACGCCTTGGTTCGACTTATAGCTGATTATCCCGGGTACTACGCGTGGGGAGAAGTTGGTGCTGGCCTGGTTTAGCACGAGCATCACCATGGTAAAGCTGAAAACGGTGAGCGAGAAAATACCTGTGGCGATGGTGCTCAGGACCATGTTGGCCGTTTCACCGTTGCGGATGATCAGGTAGGGCAGCTTCTCGTCCAGTGCTTTGCTCAGGCCCAGCGTCTCGAAGTACAGCACCACCAGCGCCAGGGCAAAGAAAGCCAACGAGATGAGGGTGGGGATAAACCCAATGCTACTGATGATGAACTGGTAAATAAATTTAAGGCGGCTGAGAATCTTATCCATACACGGTGCAGTAGCTTCTGACGGGGGATCATACTGTATGGTCTTACTTTAAATTTAAAGGATGGGTTGTAAACGCCTCAGCCACCCGGATTCCTATCGGGGTGGCTGAGGCTAAGTATAAATCAACTGTGCTTACTCGTAGGCAAGTGTTGCAAGGTTGGGCTGCTGGCTCATGAGCCGGATCAGGTAAAGCCTGAGTGGTGCCATGGTCTGAATGGCTTTGAGCAACTCCTGCTTCGGAATCTCGACCAGCGTGGCATTCTCGGCAAGTATGGCTGTGTGGCTGTGCTGCTCTTTCATCAGGTCCTGCAGCCCCACCAGGTGCCCCTGCTGCACAAGCGTGTTCTTCGGAAGGCTTAACATAGACACTAACACAGCGCCCTGCACCACTAGGAAAAAAGACTCGGCTGGCTCACCCGTTTTATAGAGGTAGGTGCCAGCCACGAGCTCTCGCTGGGTTACCTGCAGCATTCCCTCTTTTATCGCTTTCTTGAGCATAACCTTCCTTCAGAAATTTTAAAGATCAGTTGCCTTGCCAGCCGCTGTTTTATGCTAATTCCGGAGTGATCAGGTGTAAGCGCTGTGGCGGCTGGTTTTGTTTGCTCTTGCAGTTGGTGCAGCAGCCCGAGCATGGCTTGCGCTTGTGCTGCCTGTAGGTGAGCAGCGGAATCTGCGTGTGGTAAGCCATCGTCTTTAGGTACGCACTGCTGAAGAGTCGCTGCATCAGATAGCTGTCCTGGGTTGCCATGATCAGC is a window of Pontibacter kalidii DNA encoding:
- a CDS encoding DUF2254 domain-containing protein; its protein translation is MDKILSRLKFIYQFIISSIGFIPTLISLAFFALALVVLYFETLGLSKALDEKLPYLIIRNGETANMVLSTIATGIFSLTVFSFTMVMLVLNQASTNFSPRVVPGIISYKSNQGVTGLYLGTLIYTLVVMVNIRSDSYSTDLPGFAIFLAMGFAIICLGFFVYFIHSISESVQIDSILESIYNITSRQLEEEISRDKGAQVPNVFEQKEWQQLKSPVTGYLQSLDEKAVLHILREFDVVLDFEQPLGSFLVEGVPFARINKTLPDMDEFASRLFDHVNFFREERAGINYIFGIKHITESAVKALSPGINDPGTALKAIDYLTALFAQRMQLTDEKVIYDKKGAGRIRFEHQTFRDIYSLTLAPLRLYGKQDSVVILKLLLMLQSLLHKARPYPHLLPVLYQEACLLLHDAGESIENPGDRKRINLLLNQINNMGLLRDPLPLLSPSH
- a CDS encoding Crp/Fnr family transcriptional regulator yields the protein MLKKAIKEGMLQVTQRELVAGTYLYKTGEPAESFFLVVQGAVLVSMLSLPKNTLVQQGHLVGLQDLMKEQHSHTAILAENATLVEIPKQELLKAIQTMAPLRLYLIRLMSQQPNLATLAYE